From Bacteroidota bacterium, a single genomic window includes:
- a CDS encoding tetratricopeptide repeat protein, translated as MYHLERGKLLLQQHRFKEAVAEFRQHLSSFPDDAQAHVYLAICHLNADQITEAEASINEAIRLDPSDSFTFYMYSRIFLAKEKSKDAMVKINEAIAMEPYRDEYFAWRAQLFLLQKDYELALQSADEALAIDPGNVDALNHRATALIKLNKKEEAFATINEALYEDPENSNTHANTAWSILERGDHRKAIHHFSEALRFNPNNEWAKHGMIEALKARYWLYRVFLKYMFWIGNMKPGMQAALIFGLWFGMRYLNNLADKNPSMAIFIYPLLILYSLFAFSTWIIQPLFNMLLFWHPQGKFILSDQERKGALLTSLLFAAGVISLLIYIPSQIETFLIAGIFFVTMMLPCASIFNKAIRKGKITLTIYAGIMALMGVLTIVACAAGLAYETLGTIYLALLFIYQWVFNFIVIRN; from the coding sequence ATGTATCATTTGGAACGCGGGAAACTATTACTACAACAACATCGTTTTAAGGAGGCTGTTGCCGAATTTAGGCAACACCTAAGTTCGTTTCCTGATGATGCGCAGGCACATGTGTACTTAGCTATTTGCCACCTCAATGCTGATCAAATTACTGAGGCCGAAGCGTCTATTAACGAGGCTATCAGGCTCGACCCTTCTGATTCGTTTACTTTCTATATGTACTCGCGAATTTTTCTTGCTAAAGAAAAATCAAAAGATGCTATGGTCAAAATAAATGAGGCCATCGCTATGGAACCATATCGAGATGAATATTTTGCCTGGCGTGCACAATTATTTTTATTGCAAAAGGATTATGAACTCGCATTGCAAAGCGCTGATGAGGCACTGGCAATTGACCCGGGTAATGTGGATGCGCTTAATCACCGTGCTACTGCGTTAATAAAGTTAAATAAAAAGGAAGAAGCGTTTGCCACTATTAACGAAGCCCTGTATGAGGATCCCGAAAACAGTAACACCCATGCCAATACAGCCTGGAGTATTCTGGAGCGAGGAGACCATCGTAAGGCCATACATCACTTTAGTGAAGCACTGCGTTTTAATCCAAACAATGAATGGGCCAAACATGGCATGATAGAAGCTCTCAAAGCACGCTATTGGCTGTATCGTGTTTTTTTAAAGTACATGTTTTGGATTGGTAATATGAAACCGGGGATGCAAGCGGCCCTTATTTTTGGATTATGGTTTGGGATGAGGTATTTAAATAATTTGGCTGATAAAAATCCATCCATGGCTATTTTTATTTATCCGTTGTTGATTTTGTACTCGCTCTTTGCTTTCAGCACATGGATTATACAACCATTGTTTAACATGCTGCTATTCTGGCATCCTCAAGGTAAGTTTATTTTAAGTGATCAAGAACGCAAAGGGGCATTGCTTACTTCACTTCTGTTTGCTGCCGGAGTAATTTCATTACTCATTTATATTCCCTCGCAGATAGAAACGTTTTTGATTGCCGGAATATTTTTTGTTACAATGATGTTGCCATGCGCTTCTATTTTTAATAAGGCCATACGAAAAGGTAAAATAACGCTTACCATATACGCTGGAATTATGGCGCTAATGGGAGTGCTTACCATAGTTGCCTGTGCAGCAGGATTAGCCTATGAAACCCTTGGAACAATTTACCTTGCCCTTTTATTTATTTATCAATGGGTGTTTAATTTTATTGTCATTAGGAACTGA